One genomic window of Nakamurella panacisegetis includes the following:
- a CDS encoding acetyl-CoA C-acetyltransferase — MPEAVVVAATRSPIGRAFKGSLQDMRPDDMTVQIVRAALAKVPELDPTTVDDLLLGCGTPGGEQGFNMARVVAVALGLDTVPGTTVTRYCSSSVQTTRMAMHAIRAGEGHVFISAGVEAVSRAGRGTSDNPPVDPSADPRDRARNPWLNPIFASAGQRSAVRSAGGADRWHDPREAGELPDIYVAMGQTAENVAGLRSVSRAEQDEFACRSQNRAEAAAAEGFWSREITPLIRPDGSVVEVDDCPRPGTTVQALAGLKPVFRPDGTVTAGNACPLNDGAAALVIMSDVRAAELGLTPLARVVATGVSALSPEIMGLGPVEATRKALALAGLTIGDIDLVEINEAFAAQVIPSYQELGIDLDRLNVNGGSIAVGHPFGMTGARITTTLLNGLRTHDKTLGLETMCVGGGQGMAVIFERLS; from the coding sequence ATGCCTGAGGCCGTCGTCGTCGCCGCCACCCGATCACCGATCGGTCGGGCGTTCAAGGGTTCTCTGCAGGACATGCGCCCGGACGACATGACGGTCCAGATCGTCCGGGCCGCGCTGGCCAAGGTGCCCGAACTCGATCCGACCACCGTCGACGATCTGCTGCTGGGCTGCGGGACTCCGGGCGGGGAACAGGGTTTCAACATGGCACGGGTGGTCGCGGTGGCCCTCGGCCTGGACACGGTGCCCGGCACGACGGTCACCCGCTACTGCTCGTCCAGCGTGCAGACGACCAGGATGGCGATGCACGCGATCCGGGCCGGGGAGGGGCACGTGTTCATCTCGGCCGGGGTGGAGGCGGTCAGCCGGGCCGGGCGCGGCACGTCGGACAACCCACCGGTCGATCCCAGCGCCGATCCCAGGGACCGGGCCCGGAACCCCTGGCTCAACCCGATCTTCGCCTCCGCCGGGCAGCGGTCGGCGGTGCGGTCGGCCGGTGGAGCCGACCGCTGGCACGACCCGCGCGAGGCCGGGGAACTGCCGGACATCTACGTGGCGATGGGGCAGACCGCGGAGAACGTGGCCGGTCTGCGGTCGGTCAGCCGGGCCGAGCAGGACGAGTTCGCCTGCCGGTCGCAGAACCGGGCCGAAGCGGCGGCCGCGGAGGGCTTCTGGAGCCGGGAGATCACCCCGTTGATCCGGCCCGACGGCTCGGTGGTGGAAGTCGACGACTGCCCGCGGCCGGGCACGACGGTTCAGGCCCTGGCCGGGCTGAAGCCGGTCTTCCGTCCGGACGGCACCGTCACCGCCGGCAACGCCTGCCCGCTCAACGACGGCGCCGCCGCGCTGGTGATCATGAGTGACGTCCGGGCCGCCGAACTCGGCCTGACCCCGCTGGCCCGGGTGGTCGCCACCGGGGTGTCGGCCCTCTCGCCGGAGATCATGGGCCTCGGTCCGGTCGAGGCCACCCGCAAGGCGCTGGCGCTGGCCGGCCTGACCATCGGTGACATCGATCTGGTCGAGATCAACGAGGCCTTCGCCGCGCAGGTGATCCCCAGCTACCAGGAACTCGGTATCGACCTCGACCGGCTGAACGTCAACGGCGGCAGCATCGCCGTCGGGCATCCGTTCGGCATGACCGGTGCCCGTATCACCACCACTTTGCTGAACGGACTGCGCACCCAC